A genome region from Manihot esculenta cultivar AM560-2 chromosome 5, M.esculenta_v8, whole genome shotgun sequence includes the following:
- the LOC110615386 gene encoding uncharacterized protein LOC110615386: protein MDLKEAGHHCKLQLQELEEIRRDAYDTSWDYKTKIKASHDNRISRKHFEVGDEVLLFDSRLKLFLGKLQSRWIGPFIVEHTYPHEAVDIRSIDIGKQFKVNGHHLKPFYEGFTVQLVEEIPLDRHSL, encoded by the coding sequence ATGGATCTGAAGGAAGCCGGACACCAttgcaagttgcaactgcaagaacTAGAGGAGATAAGAAGAGATGCATATGACACTTCATGGGACTACAAAACCAAGATCAaggcctcccatgacaatcGAATTTCAAGGAAACATTTCGAGGTTGGTGATGAAGTCTTACTTTTTGAttctcgtttgaaattgtttcTAGGAAAGTTGcagtctaggtggattggaccattcattgttgaGCACACTTACCCTCATGAAGCAGTAGACATTCGCAGTATAGATATAGGAAAGCAAttcaaggtgaatggccatCACCTGAAGCCATTCTATGAAGGATTTACAGTGCaactagtggaagaaattccactagatCGTCACTCACTCTGA